In Pseudomonadota bacterium, one DNA window encodes the following:
- a CDS encoding TetR/AcrR family transcriptional regulator has translation MALPRTLLAADSERDGSPLADSSKRAAILKAATDSFLEVGFGAASMDAIAQRAHVSKATVYAHFSSKEELFGTIVAERCRTAFGDEAPLLPDAPDVAGTLAQLGRRFVDLLVSPEGLAFYRLVVAESPRFPEIGRTFYAAGPERLYAQLAQYLEEADRRGWLGVKEPRLAAEQFLGMLKGEAFLKRILGLDAADPAALQHAIDAAVAVILKAYAKPPPA, from the coding sequence ATGGCTCTCCCCCGGACGTTGCTTGCCGCGGACTCGGAGCGCGATGGTTCCCCCCTCGCCGATAGCTCCAAGCGCGCGGCAATCCTGAAAGCGGCAACCGACAGCTTCCTCGAGGTCGGCTTCGGTGCGGCCAGCATGGATGCGATCGCGCAACGCGCGCACGTGTCCAAGGCCACGGTCTACGCGCACTTCTCCAGCAAGGAGGAGCTGTTCGGCACCATCGTCGCCGAGCGCTGCCGGACCGCCTTCGGGGATGAAGCACCGCTCTTGCCGGATGCCCCGGATGTGGCCGGGACCCTGGCCCAGCTCGGCCGACGGTTCGTCGATCTGCTGGTCTCGCCGGAGGGGCTCGCCTTCTATCGGCTCGTCGTCGCCGAGTCGCCGCGCTTTCCCGAGATCGGCCGCACCTTCTATGCAGCCGGCCCCGAGCGCCTCTATGCGCAGCTCGCCCAGTACCTCGAGGAAGCCGACCGTCGCGGCTGGCTCGGCGTGAAGGAGCCGCGGCTCGCCGCCGAGCAGTTCCTCGGCATGCTCAAGGGCGAGGCGTTCCTGAAGCGCATCCTGGGTCTCGATGCGGCCGATCCGGCCGCGCTCCAGCATGCGATCGACGCGGCGGTCGCCGTCATCCTCAAGGCCTACGCGAAGCCGCCGCCGGCTTAG
- a CDS encoding alpha/beta hydrolase encodes MTGSTLESGYVSRFFSAQDGLRLHYRDYGEATAQHPALLCLPGLARNAKDFHVPALRHAGKRRVIASDYRGRGRSEWDPDWRNYQPRTYLDDIRHLLAGAGLQRMVVLGTSLGGALAMALGVLQPSLLAGVILNDIGTEVGSAGIARVLAYLAKDRPQPDWPSAAAHLKSLLPNLSIDSEDGWLRFAGATYREGDDGLLHFDWDPTIVRPLLTGRQSPVDLWPLFGSLGRLPVLLIRGGKSDILSDATASRMADAHPGMGMVTVPGAGHAPTLEEPAVVEAIDAFLSEI; translated from the coding sequence GTGACCGGGAGCACGCTCGAGTCCGGCTACGTCTCCAGGTTCTTTTCCGCGCAAGACGGGCTTCGCCTGCACTACCGGGACTATGGCGAGGCCACGGCGCAGCACCCGGCCCTCCTGTGCTTGCCCGGCCTCGCGCGCAACGCCAAGGACTTCCACGTGCCGGCCCTTCGCCACGCCGGTAAGCGCCGCGTCATCGCTTCCGACTATCGCGGCCGCGGCCGCTCCGAGTGGGATCCCGATTGGCGGAATTACCAGCCGCGCACCTATCTCGACGACATCCGACACTTGCTCGCAGGCGCCGGCCTCCAGCGCATGGTCGTGCTCGGCACCTCGCTCGGCGGCGCGCTCGCCATGGCCTTGGGCGTGCTTCAGCCGAGCCTGCTTGCCGGCGTCATCCTGAACGATATCGGCACCGAGGTCGGCTCGGCCGGCATCGCCCGGGTACTCGCCTATCTCGCCAAGGATCGCCCGCAGCCGGATTGGCCGAGTGCGGCCGCGCATCTCAAGAGCCTGCTCCCCAATCTCTCGATCGACAGCGAGGACGGGTGGCTGCGCTTCGCTGGCGCGACTTACCGTGAAGGCGATGACGGGCTCTTGCATTTCGATTGGGACCCGACCATCGTGCGGCCGCTCTTGACCGGGCGACAGTCTCCGGTGGATCTCTGGCCCTTGTTCGGATCCCTCGGCCGGCTGCCGGTCCTGCTGATCCGCGGCGGCAAATCCGACATCCTGTCGGATGCAACCGCGTCCCGCATGGCCGACGCGCATCCCGGCATGGGCATGGTGACCGTGCCGGGCGCCGGCCATGCGCCGACCCTCGAAGAGCCCGCGGTGGTGGAGGCGATCGATGCGTTCCTCAGCGAGATCTGA
- a CDS encoding threonine/serine dehydratase, with the protein MRSSARSEPEAAPLPSYEDVRRAALRLAGHAVLTPLLEAPLLNQATGGRILVKAEPLQRTGSFKFRGAYNRISLIPAAERAAGVVTYSSGNHAQGVAAAARLLGLPAVIVMPKDAPAMKVANTRAYGAEVVFYDRYTEIREEIGERIAVERGATIVRPYDDPGVIAGQGTVGLELAQQAKVLGVKPDAVLVPCGGGGLVAGTALALAHDLPGVPVYSVEPAGFDDTKRSLATGARLANDPTARSICDALLAPTPGALTFQLNRLLLAGGIAVTDAEAKQAMAAAFGYLKLVVEPGGAVALAAALTGKLEAKGKTIAVVASGGNVDAAPYVEALSG; encoded by the coding sequence ATGCGTTCCTCAGCGAGATCTGAACCTGAGGCCGCCCCGCTGCCGAGCTACGAGGATGTGCGCCGCGCCGCCCTCCGCCTCGCCGGCCATGCCGTCCTAACGCCGCTCCTGGAAGCCCCGCTCCTGAACCAGGCGACGGGCGGCCGGATCCTGGTCAAGGCGGAGCCGCTGCAGCGCACGGGCTCGTTCAAGTTTCGCGGCGCCTACAACCGCATCTCGCTCATCCCGGCTGCGGAGCGGGCCGCCGGCGTCGTCACCTATTCTTCCGGCAACCACGCCCAGGGGGTCGCCGCCGCGGCCCGGCTTCTGGGATTGCCGGCCGTCATCGTCATGCCGAAGGACGCTCCGGCGATGAAAGTGGCGAACACCCGGGCTTATGGCGCCGAGGTGGTGTTCTACGACCGCTACACGGAGATCCGCGAGGAGATCGGCGAGCGCATTGCCGTCGAGCGCGGCGCCACCATCGTCAGGCCCTATGACGATCCCGGCGTCATCGCCGGCCAGGGCACGGTCGGACTCGAGCTGGCACAGCAGGCAAAGGTGCTGGGCGTCAAGCCGGATGCCGTGCTGGTCCCCTGCGGCGGCGGCGGCCTCGTCGCCGGCACGGCTCTCGCCCTCGCCCATGATCTGCCGGGCGTCCCCGTCTATTCGGTGGAGCCGGCCGGGTTCGACGACACCAAGCGCTCGCTCGCCACCGGCGCGCGGCTCGCCAACGATCCGACGGCGCGTTCCATCTGCGATGCGCTGCTGGCGCCCACACCGGGTGCCCTCACCTTCCAGCTCAACCGCCTGCTGTTGGCAGGCGGAATCGCGGTGACGGACGCGGAGGCAAAGCAGGCGATGGCGGCTGCCTTCGGCTATCTCAAGCTGGTGGTCGAGCCGGGGGGTGCCGTGGCGCTGGCCGCCGCCCTCACCGGCAAGCTCGAGGCCAAGGGCAAAACCATTGCCGTCGTGGCGTCAGGCGGCAACGTCGACGCAGCACCCTATGTCGAGGCGCTTTCCGGCTAA
- a CDS encoding lytic transglycosylase domain-containing protein → MAPLMGLLCLVGLGVHPALALGGDELQAARAAYTAADIGDYAKAVTLAQRLNNPVLNKILRWLELRRASSGASFAEITGFLAQNPDWPSRRRLLLRAEELLPSDLADVAVVAWFKANPPINANGKLRLAESLARTGDARAAEEMVRQAWIGGDFTAPQERQLAQRYKGALRSEDHVARLDRLLWDGNTGAAKRLYPRVDDDHRALAEARIHLRANVGGVEWALRKVPARLVNDPGLLYDRLKWRRVRSNNEAARDILLHPPANLVRPELWWREREYQARMALREGDISLAYKLAAGHRQAGGIGQADSEFLAGFIALRFLNDTKPALGHFQRLYEDVNTPISRARGAFWAGRAADTLANKPLAAEWYGKAAEHVTTFYGQLAAGRLTDQPPPLPSDPKPSRAESQSFLKSELAQAVRILQELGQTDKLPTFAAALMTRSKTPVERVLTLALLRELGRPDLAVTLARRVARDGQVLIDDGYPVLELPDTPAGEPALVHAVVRQESGFDARAVSRANAHGLMQLLPSTAKAVAKGLNVRFDSASLLGDPHYNLRLGQAYLSSLLEDFDGSYLAAVAAYNAGPGRVRHWLRDNGDPRRGEIDVLDWVEQIPVAETRNYVQRVLEGLQVYRVRLHAAPQRLAAAQAIGRWCLFGCGGVIEASTLPARVGRAAVESTCDPASDATCQEAPAIEIGCTPGVDPSCQAPVVPVVPAVRSRADPELDGMLSQPIRPARALPSARAEQAGPDVRPGLGAIEMPVNHLRK, encoded by the coding sequence ATGGCCCCGCTCATGGGGCTTCTGTGCCTGGTGGGGCTCGGGGTCCATCCGGCGCTGGCGCTCGGCGGCGATGAGCTGCAAGCCGCGCGCGCCGCTTACACCGCCGCCGACATTGGCGACTACGCCAAGGCGGTGACGCTGGCGCAGCGGCTGAACAATCCGGTTCTCAACAAGATCTTGCGCTGGCTCGAGCTGAGGCGCGCCAGCTCCGGGGCGAGCTTCGCCGAGATCACCGGCTTCCTCGCGCAGAACCCCGACTGGCCCAGCCGGCGCCGCCTGCTGCTGCGCGCCGAGGAGTTGCTGCCGAGCGATCTTGCCGATGTCGCGGTCGTCGCCTGGTTCAAGGCGAATCCGCCGATCAACGCCAATGGCAAGCTGAGGTTGGCGGAGTCGCTGGCGCGAACCGGCGACGCGCGCGCCGCCGAGGAGATGGTGCGCCAAGCCTGGATCGGCGGCGATTTCACCGCCCCGCAGGAACGCCAGCTGGCGCAGCGCTACAAGGGCGCGCTCCGGAGCGAGGACCACGTCGCCCGCCTCGACCGGCTGCTCTGGGACGGCAACACCGGTGCTGCCAAGCGGCTCTATCCACGGGTCGACGACGACCACAGGGCGCTGGCCGAAGCGCGGATCCATCTCCGCGCCAATGTCGGCGGGGTCGAGTGGGCGCTGCGCAAGGTGCCGGCGCGGCTGGTGAATGACCCGGGGCTGCTCTACGACCGGCTGAAGTGGCGCCGCGTGCGCTCCAATAACGAGGCCGCGCGCGATATTCTGCTGCACCCGCCGGCGAACCTGGTCCGCCCGGAGCTGTGGTGGCGCGAGCGCGAATACCAGGCGCGGATGGCACTCCGGGAAGGCGACATCTCGCTTGCCTACAAGCTCGCTGCCGGTCACCGCCAGGCGGGCGGCATCGGCCAGGCCGACTCGGAGTTCCTGGCCGGCTTCATCGCGCTCCGTTTCCTCAACGATACCAAGCCCGCACTCGGGCATTTCCAACGGCTCTACGAGGACGTCAACACCCCGATCAGCCGCGCCCGGGGCGCCTTCTGGGCCGGTCGCGCCGCCGATACCCTCGCCAACAAGCCGCTGGCCGCCGAGTGGTACGGCAAGGCGGCCGAGCACGTGACGACCTTCTATGGCCAGCTCGCCGCGGGCCGCCTCACCGACCAGCCGCCGCCCTTGCCAAGCGACCCCAAGCCGAGCCGCGCCGAGAGCCAGAGCTTCCTCAAGAGCGAGCTTGCCCAGGCCGTGCGCATCCTCCAGGAGCTGGGCCAGACCGACAAGCTGCCGACCTTCGCCGCCGCGCTGATGACGCGATCGAAGACGCCGGTCGAGCGGGTGCTGACCCTGGCCCTCCTGCGCGAGCTCGGCCGTCCGGATCTTGCCGTGACCTTGGCCCGGCGGGTGGCGCGCGACGGCCAGGTCCTGATCGATGACGGCTATCCGGTCTTGGAGCTTCCCGACACGCCGGCGGGCGAGCCGGCGCTGGTGCACGCGGTCGTGCGCCAGGAAAGCGGCTTCGATGCGCGGGCGGTCAGCCGCGCCAACGCCCACGGCCTGATGCAGCTCTTGCCGTCCACCGCCAAAGCCGTCGCCAAGGGGCTCAATGTCCGCTTCGACTCCGCCAGCCTCTTGGGCGACCCGCATTACAATCTTCGTCTGGGCCAAGCCTATCTCTCGAGCCTGCTCGAGGACTTCGATGGCTCCTACCTCGCCGCGGTGGCGGCCTACAACGCCGGCCCCGGCCGCGTCAGGCACTGGCTCAGGGACAATGGCGACCCCAGGCGCGGCGAGATCGACGTGCTCGACTGGGTCGAGCAGATCCCGGTGGCCGAGACGCGCAACTACGTGCAGCGGGTGCTGGAAGGATTGCAGGTCTACCGCGTGCGCCTGCACGCGGCCCCGCAGCGGCTCGCCGCGGCGCAAGCGATCGGCCGCTGGTGCCTCTTTGGCTGCGGCGGCGTCATCGAGGCGAGCACGCTGCCGGCCAGGGTCGGCCGCGCCGCGGTGGAAAGCACCTGCGATCCGGCAAGCGATGCCACCTGCCAAGAGGCGCCGGCGATCGAAATCGGCTGCACGCCCGGCGTCGATCCCTCCTGCCAGGCGCCGGTGGTGCCGGTCGTGCCCGCCGTCCGCAGCCGCGCCGATCCCGAGCTGGATGGGATGCTGAGCCAGCCCATCAGGCCGGCGCGCGCGCTGCCTTCCGCCCGGGCGGAACAGGCGGGCCCGGATGTCCGCCCCGGCCTCGGCGCGATCGAGATGCCCGTCAATCACTTGAGGAAGTGA
- a CDS encoding type II toxin-antitoxin system RelE/ParE family toxin — translation MMEVRQTPAFAAWLGRLRDRPARARIQVRIDRLTLGLAGDVRSVGGGISEMRVDYGPGYRVYFKQQGRHVAILLIGGDKKTQARDIKRAQVLAREL, via the coding sequence GTGATGGAAGTTCGCCAGACGCCGGCTTTTGCGGCATGGCTCGGTAGACTTCGCGATCGACCAGCGCGGGCCCGGATCCAGGTGCGGATCGATCGCCTGACTCTCGGGCTCGCCGGCGACGTGAGGTCCGTGGGCGGCGGCATCAGCGAAATGCGCGTCGACTATGGTCCCGGCTACCGAGTGTATTTCAAACAGCAGGGTCGGCATGTGGCGATCCTGCTGATCGGCGGCGACAAGAAAACCCAAGCCCGAGACATCAAGCGGGCTCAGGTATTGGCTCGCGAACTTTAG
- a CDS encoding 4-hydroxy-tetrahydrodipicolinate synthase has translation MFKGSLVALITPFQNGKVDDKAYQAFVSWQIAHGTHGLIPCGTTGESPTLSHSEHKRVVELCVEVAGGKPGGRKVPVIAGTGSNSTDEAIELTRHAKSAGADAALVVTPYYNKPTQEGLYLHYKAIHDAVELPIVIYNIPGRCVIDMSVETMGRLAKLANIIGVKDATNDLARPQKTKRACGEAFAQLSGEDATALAFLAQAGDGCISVTANVAPRALADMHEAWQRADLRSAQQVNERLMPLHEALFVETSPAPVKYAASLLGHCQPNCRLPLAPLSEATKARVKAAMTSAGLIN, from the coding sequence ATGTTCAAGGGATCGCTGGTTGCGCTCATCACCCCCTTCCAGAACGGCAAGGTGGATGACAAGGCATACCAAGCCTTCGTTTCCTGGCAGATCGCCCACGGCACCCACGGCCTCATCCCGTGCGGCACCACGGGCGAGTCGCCGACCTTGAGCCATTCCGAGCACAAGCGCGTGGTCGAGCTGTGCGTCGAGGTCGCCGGCGGCAAGCCGGGCGGGCGCAAGGTCCCGGTGATCGCCGGCACCGGCTCCAACTCGACCGACGAGGCGATCGAACTCACCCGCCATGCCAAGAGTGCCGGCGCCGATGCGGCCCTGGTGGTGACCCCCTACTACAACAAGCCGACGCAGGAGGGGCTCTACCTGCATTACAAGGCGATCCACGATGCGGTCGAGCTGCCGATCGTCATCTACAACATCCCCGGGCGCTGCGTGATCGACATGTCGGTCGAAACCATGGGCCGGCTCGCCAAGCTCGCCAACATCATCGGCGTCAAGGATGCAACCAACGATCTCGCCCGTCCGCAGAAGACCAAGCGGGCGTGCGGCGAGGCGTTCGCGCAGCTTTCGGGCGAGGACGCGACCGCGCTCGCCTTCCTCGCCCAGGCCGGCGATGGCTGCATCTCGGTCACCGCCAATGTGGCGCCCCGGGCGCTGGCCGACATGCATGAGGCCTGGCAGCGGGCCGATCTGCGCTCCGCCCAGCAGGTGAACGAGCGGCTGATGCCGTTGCATGAGGCCTTGTTCGTGGAGACGAGCCCGGCACCGGTCAAATACGCGGCCAGCCTCTTGGGTCACTGCCAGCCCAATTGCCGGCTGCCGCTGGCCCCCCTGAGCGAGGCGACCAAGGCCAGGGTGAAGGCGGCAATGACCTCGGCCGGCCTCATCAACTGA
- a CDS encoding putative addiction module antidote protein: MARKRVRTTRYDNATLLKTPEDIAAYLEAALADGDPGVIAAVLGNIARARGMAEIAREAGLGRESLYKALSPEGNPELGTVLKVVRALGLRLRASPVSS, encoded by the coding sequence ATGGCGCGCAAAAGAGTCCGAACGACGCGCTATGACAATGCGACGCTGCTCAAGACCCCTGAGGATATCGCCGCCTATCTGGAAGCGGCTCTGGCTGACGGCGACCCCGGAGTGATCGCGGCCGTGCTCGGCAATATCGCGCGTGCTCGGGGGATGGCTGAAATCGCCCGCGAGGCCGGGCTGGGGCGCGAGAGCTTGTACAAGGCGCTTTCGCCCGAGGGCAATCCGGAACTCGGCACAGTGCTGAAGGTGGTTCGCGCACTCGGCCTCCGGCTCCGCGCGTCTCCCGTATCGAGCTGA
- the smpB gene encoding SsrA-binding protein SmpB — protein sequence MARDPAARLAAQNRRARFDYEILDTIEAGIMLSGTEVKSLRAGQASINESYAGEKDGELYLINAYVPEYRAANRFNHEPRRARKLLVHRRQRDRLLGSIRREGVTLVPLSIYFNERGIAKVELGLGKGRKRGDKREHLKKQDWQRDKARLMREKSKE from the coding sequence ATGGCTCGCGATCCCGCCGCCCGCCTGGCGGCGCAGAACCGCCGCGCCCGCTTCGACTATGAGATCCTCGACACGATCGAAGCCGGCATCATGCTGAGCGGCACCGAGGTGAAGTCGCTCCGCGCCGGCCAAGCCTCGATCAACGAGAGCTATGCCGGGGAGAAGGACGGCGAGCTCTACCTCATCAACGCCTATGTGCCGGAATACCGCGCCGCCAACCGCTTCAATCACGAGCCGAGGCGGGCGCGCAAGCTCTTGGTCCACCGTCGCCAGCGCGATCGCCTCTTGGGCTCGATCCGGCGCGAGGGCGTGACCTTGGTGCCGCTGTCGATCTATTTCAACGAGCGCGGCATCGCCAAGGTCGAGCTCGGCCTCGGCAAGGGGCGCAAGCGAGGCGACAAGCGCGAGCACCTGAAGAAGCAGGATTGGCAGCGCGACAAGGCGAGGCTCATGCGCGAGAAGTCGAAGGAGTAG
- a CDS encoding polymer-forming cytoskeletal protein, translating into MFSKASREIAVAPSKASAPSIISADLRITGNLESDGDIQIDGSVDGDIRSGRVTISESAVVKGAVEAETVRIAGRLTGQVKARQVTLMTSARVVADVMQESLAIEPGASFEGNCRHFSRGEGATTGAQRKIEQLMPAALARKAGEVGKVVVAPTNGAGHKASEGDSRI; encoded by the coding sequence ATGTTTTCAAAGGCTAGCAGGGAAATCGCGGTCGCGCCCAGCAAGGCATCGGCGCCCTCGATCATCAGCGCGGATCTGCGCATCACCGGCAATCTCGAGTCCGACGGCGATATCCAAATCGACGGCTCGGTCGATGGCGACATCCGCAGCGGGCGGGTGACCATCAGCGAGTCGGCGGTGGTGAAGGGCGCGGTCGAGGCCGAGACCGTCCGCATCGCCGGCCGCTTGACCGGACAGGTCAAAGCCCGCCAGGTGACCTTGATGACGAGCGCCCGCGTCGTTGCCGATGTCATGCAGGAGAGCTTGGCGATCGAGCCCGGCGCCTCCTTCGAGGGCAACTGCCGCCACTTTTCCCGAGGCGAAGGCGCCACCACCGGAGCGCAGCGCAAGATCGAGCAGCTGATGCCGGCCGCCTTGGCGCGCAAGGCCGGCGAGGTCGGCAAGGTCGTCGTCGCCCCGACCAACGGCGCCGGCCACAAGGCCTCCGAGGGCGACAGCCGGATCTAG
- a CDS encoding haloacid dehalogenase type II, which produces MPHVTGQVRFSDIGAVVFDAYGTLIDISEITNQCRDALGDKAEALSRLWREKQLQYTWLRSLMGAYVDFWHVTSEALEYAMAALGIANPPLRALLMQLYLSPKIYADVLPTLQQLRAKGLRTAILSNGSPTMLAAAVNSNVLRPSLDAVLSVDAVKTYKPHPSVYQLAVDRMAVPATRILFVSANGWDAVGAGHFGFHVAWINRSGLPQEALPHRSEAEIKSLAELPALLGL; this is translated from the coding sequence ATGCCTCACGTGACAGGGCAGGTGCGTTTCAGCGACATCGGCGCCGTGGTCTTCGATGCCTATGGCACGCTGATCGACATCTCGGAGATTACCAATCAGTGCCGCGACGCATTGGGCGACAAGGCCGAAGCGCTGTCGCGCCTGTGGCGCGAGAAGCAGCTGCAATACACCTGGCTGCGCAGCCTCATGGGCGCCTACGTCGATTTCTGGCATGTGACCAGCGAGGCGTTGGAATATGCGATGGCAGCGCTGGGCATCGCCAATCCGCCGCTCCGCGCCCTTTTGATGCAGCTCTATCTCAGCCCGAAGATCTACGCCGACGTGCTGCCCACCCTGCAGCAACTCAGGGCGAAGGGCCTGCGCACGGCGATCCTGTCCAACGGCTCGCCGACGATGCTGGCCGCCGCCGTCAATTCGAACGTGCTGAGGCCGAGCCTCGATGCGGTGCTGTCGGTCGACGCGGTCAAGACCTACAAGCCGCATCCCAGCGTCTATCAGCTCGCCGTCGACCGCATGGCGGTCCCCGCAACCCGAATCCTGTTCGTCAGCGCCAATGGCTGGGATGCGGTCGGCGCCGGTCATTTCGGCTTCCACGTCGCCTGGATCAACCGTTCGGGCCTGCCGCAGGAGGCGCTGCCGCACCGGTCCGAGGCTGAGATCAAGTCATTGGCGGAGCTGCCGGCTCTGCTCGGGCTCTGA
- a CDS encoding peptidoglycan DD-metalloendopeptidase family protein yields MFDRPEPLAKRLLALPNRWFVEREIILRSEGRTRYVRLSRHLQMAVAGFWVVMAAWVSFTSTSYFEFSRIVENKSEALDQARDDYRNLLNQMGDYQVSVMGIMRELETKQAHLRGLLNQNEALKQDLKSTESQLKLSEAERSNLAQHRMAIGDKLNELEGTLRSMLGENGALERHIATMRSQLASIEAEKQEIAAQRSALSNRMNQMQTDLRLVLSRNAQLESSIDGIRQELASTAVQRDQATDEGTGLKRKVGDLEARIADLQGVHREVLARLNERTRADLNEVQKIISRTGLNLDTMLPKVPVAPTRRGTSVSGQGGPFVPLPKDLADGGNIEAMTAALNLHLQHLDGIQSALRAIPLTPPIDAFTLMSGFGPRMDPFNGQAGMHYGLDLSAPLKTPVMATAPGVVVVAGWRSRYGRLVEIDHGHGLRTRYAHLHKFNVRRGQRVQFREVIGLLGSTGRSTGPHVHYEVLVNGEARDPARFLKAGKDVFKG; encoded by the coding sequence ATGTTCGATCGACCGGAACCACTTGCCAAACGGCTGTTGGCCCTGCCCAACCGTTGGTTCGTCGAACGTGAGATCATTTTGCGCAGCGAAGGGCGGACCCGCTATGTCCGGCTCTCCCGGCACCTGCAGATGGCGGTCGCCGGCTTCTGGGTGGTGATGGCCGCCTGGGTCAGCTTCACCTCCACCAGCTATTTCGAGTTCAGCCGCATCGTCGAGAACAAGTCCGAGGCCCTGGACCAGGCGCGGGACGATTATCGCAATCTTCTCAACCAGATGGGGGACTACCAGGTCTCCGTCATGGGGATCATGCGCGAGCTTGAGACCAAGCAGGCGCATCTGCGCGGACTGCTCAATCAGAACGAAGCGCTGAAGCAGGACCTGAAATCGACCGAGAGCCAGCTGAAGCTGTCGGAGGCGGAGCGCTCCAATCTTGCCCAGCACCGGATGGCCATCGGCGACAAGCTGAACGAGCTGGAAGGCACGCTCAGAAGCATGCTGGGAGAGAACGGCGCGCTCGAGCGGCACATCGCCACCATGCGCTCGCAGCTCGCCAGCATCGAGGCGGAGAAGCAGGAGATCGCCGCCCAGCGCTCGGCTCTCTCCAACCGCATGAACCAGATGCAGACCGATCTCCGCCTGGTGCTCTCGCGCAACGCCCAGCTCGAAAGCTCGATCGACGGCATACGCCAGGAGCTGGCGAGCACGGCCGTCCAGCGTGACCAGGCGACGGATGAAGGCACCGGCCTGAAGCGCAAGGTCGGCGACCTCGAGGCGCGGATCGCCGATTTGCAAGGCGTGCACCGCGAGGTGCTGGCCCGCCTCAACGAGCGCACCCGGGCCGACCTCAACGAAGTGCAGAAGATCATATCGCGCACCGGGCTCAACCTCGACACCATGCTGCCGAAGGTGCCGGTGGCGCCGACACGGCGGGGGACGTCGGTGAGCGGCCAGGGCGGTCCGTTCGTGCCGCTGCCCAAGGATCTGGCCGATGGCGGCAATATCGAGGCGATGACGGCGGCGCTCAATTTGCACTTGCAGCACCTGGACGGCATCCAATCGGCGCTACGCGCCATCCCGCTGACGCCGCCGATCGACGCCTTTACCCTGATGAGCGGCTTCGGTCCGCGCATGGATCCGTTCAATGGCCAGGCCGGGATGCATTATGGCCTGGATCTGTCGGCGCCGCTCAAGACTCCGGTGATGGCGACGGCGCCCGGCGTCGTGGTGGTAGCGGGCTGGAGAAGCCGCTATGGTCGTCTGGTGGAGATCGATCACGGGCACGGACTTCGTACGCGCTACGCTCATTTGCATAAGTTCAACGTGCGTAGGGGCCAGCGGGTCCAGTTTCGCGAGGTCATCGGGCTCTTGGGCTCGACGGGCCGCTCGACGGGGCCGCACGTGCACTACGAGGTGCTGGTTAACGGGGAAGCCCGGGATCCGGCCAGATTCTTGAAAGCGGGCAAAGATGTTTTCAAAGGCTAG